Proteins co-encoded in one Perca flavescens isolate YP-PL-M2 chromosome 11, PFLA_1.0, whole genome shotgun sequence genomic window:
- the LOC114563594 gene encoding gamma-crystallin M2: protein MGNLSNGDHGQARDTFILHQIIFYEDKNFQGRSYECGNDCTDLHSYFSRCNSIRVESGCFMIYERPNFMGHQYFMRRGEYPDYQRWMGFSSCIRSCRMIPLYRGSYRLRIYEKPDFSGHMMEFMDDCPCVSDRFHHRHVYSSNVMNGFWIFYEYPNYRGRQYFLRPGEYRRYRDWCATCAIVGSFRRVTEF from the exons ATGGGGAATCTCTCCAACGGAGACCATGGGCAAG CTCGTGACACTTTTATTCTCCACCAGATTATCTTTTACGAGGACAAGAACTTCCAGGGTCGGAGCTATGAGTGCGGCAACGACTGCACGGACCTTCACTCGTACTTCAGCCGCTGCAACTCCATCAGGGTGGAGAGCGGCTGCTTCATGATCTATGAGCGTCCCAACTTCATGGGCCACCAGTACTTCATGAGGAGGGGAGAGTACCCCGACTACCAGAGGTGGATGGGCTTCAGCAGCTGTATCCGCTCGTGCAGGATGATTCCACTG TATCGAGGCTCCTACAGATTGCGTATCTATGAGAAGCCCGACTTCAGCGGCCACATGATGGAGTTCATGGATGactgtccctgtgtgtctgaCCGTTTCCATCACCGCCATGTCTACTCCAGTAATGTTATGAATGGCTTCTGGATCTTCTATGAGTACCCCAACTACCGAGGCAGACAGTACTTCCTGAGACCTGGGGAGTACAGGAGGTACCGCGACTGGTGTGCCACCTGCGCCATCGTCGGCTCCTTCAGGAGGGTCACCGAATTTTAG
- the LOC114564104 gene encoding gamma-crystallin M1 → MGKIVFYEERNFQGRSYECMSDCSDMSSYLSRCQSCRVESGCFMVYERPNYMGMQFFMRRGEYHDMQRMMSMGMMFDSIRSCRMIPYHRGQFRMRIYERENFGGQMNELMDDCDNIMDRYRMNDCMSCHVMDGHWLMYEQPQYRGRMMYLRPGEYRSFRDMGMSGMRWMSMRRITDMC, encoded by the exons ATGGGCAAG ATTGTCTTCTACGAGGAGAGGAACTTCCAGGGTCGCTCCTATGAGTGCATGAGCGACTGCTCTGACATGTCCTCTTACCTGAGCAGGTGCCAGTCCTGCAGGGTGGAGAGTGGCTGCTTCATGGTCTATGAGCGTCCCAACTACATGGGTATGCAGTTCTTCATGAGGAGGGGCGAGTACCATGACATGCAGCGCATGATGAGCATGGGAATGATGTTCGACTCCATCAGATCCTGCAGAATGATCCCTTAT CACAGAGGTCAGTTCAGGATGAGGATCTACGAGAGGGAGAACTTCGGTGGTCAGATGAATGAGCTGATGGACGACTGCGACAACATCATGGACCGTTACCGTATGAACGACTGCATGTCCTGCCACGTGATGGACGGCCACTGGCTAATGTACGAGCAGCCCCAATACAGAGGCAGGATGATGTACCTGAGGCCCGGGGAGTACAGGAGCTTCAGGGACATGGGCATGAGCGGCATGAGGTGGATGAGCATGAGGCGTATCACTGATATGTGCTAG